One genomic segment of Gammaproteobacteria bacterium includes these proteins:
- a CDS encoding gluconate transporter translates to MLTAVAGIFLLLFLVMKVKLHAFVALLLASLLVGVTAGMPLTGVIESIQKGMGGTLGFVAVVVGLGAMFGQMLEVSGGAERLAQTLLQRFGEDKAQWSLGLTGFLVAIPVFFDVGFIILVPLVYGLARKTGRSLLYYGIPLLAGLAVTHSFVPPTPGPIAVANLLGADLGWVILFGIVAGLPAMAIAGPWFGRWIAQRIHVGVPDYMQLTPKDPDRELPSFLTVAGIILVPLALILVNTVTNVMLPKDDPIRLVLGFAGHPFVALLIATLLAFTLLGTRRGLTRDEVQNIATKALEPAGIIILVTGAGGVFKQILIDSGVGKVLGDMMAGSPLPPIVLAFVIASLVRVAQGSATVAMITAAGLITPLVATLHLQGPVLGLLVIAIAAGATILSHVNDSGFWLVNRYFGLDVKDTLRSWTVMETLIALVGFAVVFAIGLFIH, encoded by the coding sequence ATCCTGACGGCGGTCGCCGGTATTTTTCTCCTGCTGTTTCTAGTGATGAAGGTCAAGTTGCACGCCTTCGTCGCCTTGCTGCTGGCCAGCTTGCTGGTGGGCGTCACCGCCGGCATGCCACTGACCGGGGTCATCGAATCCATTCAAAAGGGCATGGGCGGCACGCTGGGTTTCGTCGCCGTCGTGGTCGGGCTGGGCGCGATGTTCGGCCAAATGCTGGAGGTGTCCGGTGGCGCCGAGCGGCTGGCGCAAACCCTGCTGCAACGCTTTGGCGAGGACAAGGCGCAATGGTCGCTGGGTCTGACCGGCTTTTTGGTCGCCATCCCGGTCTTTTTCGACGTCGGCTTCATCATTCTGGTGCCGCTGGTCTACGGGCTGGCGCGGAAAACCGGGCGCTCGCTGCTCTACTACGGTATCCCGCTGCTGGCCGGGTTGGCGGTGACTCACAGTTTCGTGCCGCCGACCCCCGGCCCCATCGCGGTGGCCAACCTGCTGGGCGCCGATTTGGGTTGGGTGATCCTGTTCGGCATCGTCGCCGGTTTGCCGGCCATGGCCATCGCCGGCCCCTGGTTCGGGCGCTGGATCGCCCAACGCATCCATGTCGGGGTGCCCGATTACATGCAACTGACCCCTAAAGATCCGGATCGGGAACTGCCGTCGTTCCTGACCGTGGCCGGCATCATCCTGGTGCCGCTGGCGCTGATCCTGGTCAATACCGTCACCAACGTGATGTTGCCGAAGGACGATCCGATCCGGCTGGTGCTCGGCTTCGCCGGCCATCCCTTCGTCGCCCTGCTGATCGCCACCCTGCTGGCCTTCACCCTGCTCGGCACCCGCCGCGGCTTGACCCGCGACGAGGTCCAGAACATCGCCACCAAGGCATTGGAACCGGCGGGCATCATCATCCTGGTCACCGGCGCCGGTGGCGTCTTCAAGCAGATCCTGATCGACTCCGGCGTCGGCAAGGTGCTGGGCGACATGATGGCCGGTTCGCCACTGCCGCCCATCGTGCTGGCGTTCGTGATCGCGTCCCTGGTGCGGGTGGCGCAGGGCTCGGCGACGGTGGCCATGATCACGGCGGCGGGCCTGATCACGCCCCTGGTCGCGACCTTGCACCTGCAAGGTCCGGTTCTGGGTCTGCTGGTGATCGCCATCGCCGCCGGCGCGACCATCCTGTCCCACGTCAACGACTCGGGCTTCTGGCTGGTCAACCGCTACTTCGGGCTGGACGTGAAGGACACGCTGCGGTCGTGGACGGTGATGGAGACCCTCATCGCCTTGGTCGGTTTCGCGGTGGTCTTCGCGATCGGCCTGTTCATCCACTGA
- the gntK gene encoding gluconokinase, translating to MTRETTVVIGVDIGTTSTKAVAFDIGGRVIAHHAVEYPLLTPTPAAAEQDPEEIYRAVLTAIQAAVRKAGVPPGDVTCVAFSAAMHSVIAVDADGRPLTRSLTWADSRATDWAERIKHDWGGLAIYQRTGTPIHPMSPLAKLVWLRREQPEVFTRAARFIGIKEYVFFRLFKRYVVDYSIASATGLFNLSQLDWDAEALKVAGITRTQLPEPVPTTFHLAGLEPELARELGLLPTTPFVVGANDGVLSNLGVNAMGPGEVAVTIGTSGAMRTVVDRPVTDPSGRTFCYALTDRHWVIGGPVNNGGIVFRWVRDELTASVVETARRLGIDPYEVLTRIAERVTPGAEGLLFHPYLAGERAPLWNANLRGSFFGLAMHHRKEHLIRAVLEGVIFNLYSILPAVEALIGPTQTMKATGGFARSGLWRQMMADIFNREVVVPESFESSCLGAAVLGLYALGRVDSLNVIADMVGATHRHAPIAGHVAIYSRLLPIYLSIPTKLEAEYQAIAAFQRERSVTGTTTGVASPPLTQEL from the coding sequence ATGACTCGTGAAACTACGGTGGTGATCGGCGTCGATATCGGCACCACCAGCACCAAAGCGGTAGCGTTCGACATCGGGGGGCGGGTGATCGCTCACCACGCCGTCGAGTATCCGCTGCTCACGCCGACCCCGGCGGCGGCGGAACAGGATCCGGAGGAAATTTACCGGGCCGTGTTGACCGCCATCCAGGCGGCCGTGCGCAAGGCCGGCGTTCCGCCCGGCGACGTGACGTGCGTGGCCTTCAGCGCCGCTATGCACAGCGTGATTGCGGTGGACGCGGACGGTCGGCCGCTCACGCGCAGTCTCACCTGGGCCGACAGCCGGGCGACCGACTGGGCCGAGCGCATCAAACACGATTGGGGTGGGTTGGCGATTTATCAACGCACCGGCACGCCGATCCATCCCATGTCACCGCTCGCCAAACTGGTCTGGCTGCGGCGCGAACAACCGGAGGTGTTCACCCGCGCCGCGCGCTTCATCGGCATCAAGGAGTATGTGTTCTTCCGACTGTTCAAACGCTACGTGGTGGATTATTCCATTGCCTCGGCCACCGGTTTGTTCAATCTGTCCCAACTGGACTGGGACGCCGAAGCCCTGAAAGTCGCTGGTATTACCCGCACGCAGCTTCCCGAACCCGTGCCGACCACCTTCCACCTGGCCGGACTGGAGCCGGAACTGGCGCGGGAACTCGGCCTGTTGCCCACCACCCCGTTCGTGGTGGGCGCCAACGATGGCGTGCTTTCCAATCTGGGGGTCAACGCCATGGGGCCGGGCGAGGTCGCCGTCACCATCGGCACCAGCGGCGCCATGCGCACCGTGGTGGACCGACCGGTGACCGATCCGTCCGGGCGCACCTTTTGCTATGCCCTCACCGACCGGCATTGGGTGATCGGCGGGCCGGTGAATAATGGCGGTATTGTGTTTCGCTGGGTGCGCGACGAACTGACAGCGTCCGTGGTGGAAACGGCCCGACGGCTGGGCATCGATCCCTACGAAGTGCTGACCCGGATCGCCGAGCGGGTCACGCCCGGCGCGGAGGGCTTGCTGTTTCATCCTTATCTGGCCGGCGAACGCGCGCCCCTGTGGAACGCCAACCTGCGCGGTTCCTTCTTCGGGCTGGCCATGCACCATCGCAAGGAGCATCTGATCCGCGCCGTGCTGGAAGGCGTGATTTTCAACTTGTACAGCATCTTGCCGGCGGTGGAAGCGCTGATCGGTCCCACGCAAACGATGAAGGCTACCGGTGGCTTTGCCCGGTCCGGTCTGTGGCGGCAAATGATGGCCGACATCTTCAATCGCGAGGTGGTGGTGCCGGAGAGCTTCGAAAGCTCCTGCCTGGGCGCGGCCGTGCTGGGACTCTACGCGCTGGGTCGTGTCGATTCCCTGAACGTCATTGCCGACATGGTGGGTGCGACCCATCGTCATGCACCGATCGCGGGCCACGTCGCGATTTACAGTCGGCTGCTGCCGATTTATCTCAGCATCCCGACCAAACTCGAAGCGGAGTACCAGGCCATCGCCGCTTTCCAGCGGGAACGATCCGTAACCGGAACGACGACGGGCGTCGCGTCGCCCCCTCTGACTCAGGAGCTCTGA